Sequence from the uncultured Draconibacterium sp. genome:
CTCGATCAGCTCGCTTCGTTTAATGGTGCTTCGTATCCATTCCATTTTCAGCTCGTTCTTTTCCGCAGGACTTAATTGCCAGTTCAGGTCTTTACTATCTCGCATTTTCATTGTAAGATGGTGCAATATGATTGCTGCAGAAACAGAAATATTAAAGCTTTCGGTAAAACCATACATCGGAATTTTTAGAAATTCATCGGCTTCCTGCATAATTGTTTCTGTTATCCCCGGTAATTCCGATCCGAATACCAACGCCGTTTTTCCTTTGGCGATATCAAAATCCTGTAATTCGAGGTCGTTATTGTGCGGAGTGGTGGCCACAATCCGGTAACCTTTCTTTTTTAAGGTTTGTATTGCATCAAGAGCGTTGTGTTCTTTGCTATTGTATTTATGTAACGACAACCATTTTGAGGCTCCCATGGCAATTTCGCGGTTAACCTGAAATTCGTTGCGGTCTTCTATAATATGTACATCCTGAATACCAAAACAATCGCAGGTGCGCAAAACTGCACTTGCATTTTGTTTCTGAAAAATGTCTTCCAAAACAACAGTAAGGTGTCTGGTACGCTTATTTATTACTTTTTCAAAAAGTTCCTGTCGTTGTGGTGTAAGGTAGCTTAAAAGGTATTCAAGAAGTTTGTTGTCCATTTTTGCTCAAGTTTGATGTCGTTAAAAGAAAAAGGGAAGCATTTGGCTTCCCTTTAATCAGTTTTTTTACCTACTCGTATTTCGTTACGATACAGCGTCTGCTAATTCAGCACCAGCTTTAAATTTAACAACTTTTTTTGCTGGAATTGTAATTTCTTTTCCTGTTTGAGGATTTCTACCAGTTCTGGCACCACGTTCTGAAACAGAGAAAGAGCCGAATCCAATAAGTGCAACACGGTCTCCAGCTTTAAGAGCGTCTGTAGTAGCACCTACAAATGCATCAAGAGCTTTTTTAGCATCAGCTTTAGAAAGGCCAGCTTTTTCGGCCATCGCATCAAGTAATTGAGCTTTGTTCATAAGGCAAAATTTTAAATAATTAATTAAGTGATTGAAAATAAATAACTTAGTTCTATGTACTTTGTATAGAATATTCAGAATCTATATACTTTTTCAAGGGTTAAAATTCGTCAAACATTCAGTAAAATCAAGCGTTTCAGAGAACTTTTTTAAGTTTTAGCTAAATTCATAAATATGTTTTAAAAAACCAAACCCTAGCACCCTTTTTTTTTAAGTAATTTCTGAAATTTTTGTCGAAAAGTGTTTTGTACTTTGAAAAATTAATCTACTTTTGCACCGCATCTGGAGAGATGGCAGAGTGGTCGAATGCGGCGGTCTTGAAAACCGTTGTACCGCGAGGTACCGGGGGTTCGAATCCCTCTCTCTCCGCCAAAATCCATCGAAGTTTTTCGATGGATTTTTTTTTGCTCAAAACTGTTGATAACTTTTTGCTTTGCTAGGGTTTTAACTGGCTCTTTTTTAGTTGAATATGGCGTTTATGAGTCTGTTTTTAATGACATGTTACAAAATTATGTTTCAAAATGTCATTTTTATATCCAAAATAAGATCAAAAAACAATATTCCTCTATTGTTTAAGTGTTATGTTTCTTTTCTAATAAATGGTTAAAACCTCCGATTTATATTCGGGCAGGTTCTGCAATCTTGTCATAAGGTAGTCAGGTTTAATTGCAGTAATTTTTGTGTCTGTATACCTTAATAATAATGTTGTATTTATTAGAGTACATAGATAGAAGTATTGATTACACTTTCTGCTCATTAAGAAATCCTGATGGGATATATGCAATTGGATAAAGCAAAACATGGCCATCAAGATAATATAAGGACACTATGAAAACGTAGTGAGTATTCACATTGGGGTTATAATTAAAAAATGAAATCAGTTCTAAATTTTGTTAAATGCGTAATCTCCGATTTTCTTACATCTGTACATTTTGTAAATTCGTCCCCCGGAAAATCAAAAATGTTTCACTTGGCAACTGTCTCAATCAGTTTGTGATATAGATTTCAGAGTGTTGATTATGAGAAATTTTGTTTTTATATTTTGCATTCTTGCCATCGCTTCAATCGCAAAAATCGGCTTTTGTAGAAAATCTTCGGTGGTTTCCAGTTTTAAAAATGTACAGTTTCAAACTGAATCTCATGTAAGTGGATTCGTTGAATTAATTTCTGAAACAACATACGTTGTTTCAAATATTCTATCTGAGAAAAAAAATGAGAATAATTTAGCTCGAGCTAAGAATATTAAGATCCTTTCAACATATGTTAAGAGCTGGAAAATACAAAATCAACTTCAACCTCTTATTTTCGATTTACCCCCTCCTTACTGCGTTTAATAACGATCCCTTGCACGCTGCTTAGTTGATATAATATTGATATTTATAATTTTAATTAATAGTTTGAATTACATCCGGACTATGTATTAAACGATCAATCACGAGCAGAACCTACATCAAAAATCAGATACTAATATGCTGGCATAGTTTGGCGTATTTATGCTGGCATAGCTGCGCGTATTGTTGCTTGTTTTTCAACTGTCTGTCATAGTGTTGTTTAAGTCTCGGCATGACGTTTTGATATATACTACGGCTAAAAATTATGGAGGATGATTTATGAAAAATTTAAAATTTTACTTCAGTAGTTTTGTTATGCTGTTTTTTACTTCGATGGTAACAAACGGTGTGTTTGCCAATTCTTTAGACAGCATTGAAATTTATACTCCCTACACCAAGGTTTCGGTTTCGCCGGGGAAAACTGTTAGTTATAAACTAGACATAATAAATAACGGAACACAAACCGTTAATAAAAATATTGTTATTAGTAACATTCCTCGCAGCTGGGATTATACGCTTACGGCAGGCGGACAGAATATTGAAAAACTTGCTATTCTTCCTGACAATAAAAAGACTTTGGATTTGAAAGTAGAGATTCCTTTTAAAGTACGAAAAGGTAATTATACTTTCTACGCAAAAGCCGGAGACAGTGCCAGTTTACCCATTACCATTAATGTATCTTCAGCAGGATCGAATGAGACGGAACTAAGCTGCGATCAGCGAAATATGGAAGGTACCTCAAAATCAAATTTTAGCTTTCAAGCCGTGTTGAAGAATAAAACTGCCTCGAAACAACAATACGCTTTAATGGCTAGTGCTCCGCGTGGATGGACAGTGGCTATCAAACC
This genomic interval carries:
- a CDS encoding RNA methyltransferase, with protein sequence MDNKLLEYLLSYLTPQRQELFEKVINKRTRHLTVVLEDIFQKQNASAVLRTCDCFGIQDVHIIEDRNEFQVNREIAMGASKWLSLHKYNSKEHNALDAIQTLKKKGYRIVATTPHNNDLELQDFDIAKGKTALVFGSELPGITETIMQEADEFLKIPMYGFTESFNISVSAAIILHHLTMKMRDSKDLNWQLSPAEKNELKMEWIRSTIKRSELIEKRFWEENKKK
- a CDS encoding HU family DNA-binding protein, producing MNKAQLLDAMAEKAGLSKADAKKALDAFVGATTDALKAGDRVALIGFGSFSVSERGARTGRNPQTGKEITIPAKKVVKFKAGAELADAVS